Within the Takifugu rubripes chromosome 8, fTakRub1.2, whole genome shotgun sequence genome, the region ATGGTGAAAGGCTTGACACAAGCCTACACAAGGAATTGCTTTGAAATATGTTAAATTCTGATTTAGTTCCAAATGTAAATTTTTGTTTTACTGGGGAATATAAAAAGCCTATTTAAGGTGGCAAAATTTAGACATATCTGCCTGAAAAATGTTTGAGTACACCTAAACACCATTATTGATGGTGGTTCCATGTGCATTTTTCAATCAAAATAGTCTTTGGGCTAATCTTCAACACAGCCCACCTATAATGGACACTACTAACTTCATTAGACTGCTAGTACTTCATAACGTCTACATAACCATTTCCCACTAAATTCCAGTAGAACAACTGGACTAATACTAGTGATAACATCTATATGTCCATTTAGAGGGCCCATCATCTCACCTGACACCCTTGCTCCACACTGCCTTGTTAAGGCGAGTGTCAATACGGACATCAGGAGTTCCCATCTCCTTCACAGCAAACTTGCGGATTTCTTTGATGGCACGTGGGGCCCTTTTCTTAAAACCCCTGCAATTAGACATTAAGGTTTAATCAAGCAATCTACAAACAATATCCATAGCAATTCTGAAAGGTTCTAGCATTTAATAACACGGCTTGGGTCGAATGGAAAAgggaatgcttttttttttttaattataagACAGATATGGTCAAAAGAAGCTGTGCATGATGTCAGACAAAGAGTAAATGATTTTGTCAGAAAATTAAGAAACACGTCAGCTTCTATGTGTCTGCAACACTCACACTCCATGGATACGTTTGTGGACATTGATGGTGTACTCTCTGGTCACCACTTCGTTGATGGCTGACCGCcccttctttttctctcctttcttagTTGGGGCCAtctaaaaaaatgaatgtgacAATTATACCATTTTATAGTTAAGCAGTATCCACAATAGAGACAAAACGCAATGTTTATTTCCTCACAATTCAACCCAAACTTTGCATAAAGGCAGTTCTCCGTCACAATATGAGCGCAAGCTAACAGTATTCAGAttctttatttgtcccacacggggtaTGTGGTAAACTTGAGAAAAAGCATAAAAGTAAATTGTCTTCCGTCTGAATCTCCAATTTTGTCTTCCGAGTTATTCGGGCATCTACCAGCCTGTGGTTAATAAGAAGGTGTAAGCGCTGGACATGCTAAGCGAATGAAGCCATTTCCATCCAGTCGCTTTGCTAACGTTCATCGCTAAAACAATCTTTTAAACATATAACGACatatcaaaaacaacaaattccaGACTATGTAACACTAAAGTGACGAATCATAAGATCTGCATTGTCAAATGGGTCTTAAATAACGCAAGATGGTATTAGATTGAGTAGATTTCATTACCAAAAGAATTACTCACATCGGCTCGTAGGTGAGGCGGAAGTCGGAAGGACGGACTTCATGCACTGAATTGTGGGTAAAGGGAAGCCGGTCCGGCTTTTAGGACGTTCGTCGAAAACAAGTGGGTGAACATAGTTCCTTTTGTCCTAAACGCTTACGTCGGacagtaaaataaatagaatagaTTTACGAAATTATTCATGAAGGATCAGTATAAATTTATTCAATTTTTTACAGTGTCTATttgaaaaaaatcccaaatacAAAAGATTATATAGTATAGACAAAATATCCTATTTTGCACTATCCCCTTCTTTCGGAGAcgttttaataaataaatatacac harbors:
- the rpl31 gene encoding large ribosomal subunit protein eL31; this encodes MAPTKKGEKKKGRSAINEVVTREYTINVHKRIHGVGFKKRAPRAIKEIRKFAVKEMGTPDVRIDTRLNKAVWSKGVRNVPYRIRVRLSRKRNEDEDSPNKLYTLVTYVPVTTCKGLQTVNVDEN